A window of the Ostrea edulis chromosome 1, xbOstEdul1.1, whole genome shotgun sequence genome harbors these coding sequences:
- the LOC125664288 gene encoding prostaglandin E2 receptor EP4 subtype-like, with amino-acid sequence MSYNTSDQLILQESIVATTVPVYLIFSFGFIGNGLAFYVLISSSKNHKWVPFQRLVLGLLTTDTGALLLMFPVILVRFVSDFTYVFPTSLCNFSSFTLMFTMTSSALIVCMMSLDRFVAVVFPFTYKVQNKRSRANITLLSVWIFSAMFSCTHLLGFGSNFNFYPGTWCFLNYMGKSALDRASSFVFAVFGIIVVLVTVVTNCVVIVSLCRSQSSPQKRNHSFTIVFLMVLVLLFLLCTAPIMITVLSFAAQWTTNKDPKDNTTMALSVINAIFDPWIYILLRKEVLVRVRNKAIKLCSWLPFCHQNKLELQESSGSTSGGESQNTADTAQTVV; translated from the exons ATGAGTTACAATACGAGCGATCAGTTAATTCTCCAGGAATCCATCGTAGCGACCACGGTGCCAGTTTATCTGATATTTTCATTCGGATTTATTGGAAATGGATTGGCTTTTTATGTGCTTATTTCTTCTTCAAAAAATCACAAATGGGTTCCATTTCAAAGACTTGTGCTTGGATTGCTTACAACAGACACCGGGGCTTTATTGCTGATGTTCCCAGTCATCCTGGTTCGATTTGTTTCAGATTTTACCTATGTTTTCCCAACCAGCTTGTGTAACTTTAGTTCCTTTACTTTGATGTTTACTATGACGTCATCAGCGCTCATTGTCTGTATGATGTCACTAGACAGGTTCGTGGCTGTCGTTTTCCCCTTTACGTACAAAGTTCAAAATAAAAGGAGCCGAGCGAACATCACACTTTTGTCTGTTTGGATATTTTCGGCTATGTTTAGTTGTACTCATCTTCTCGGATTCGGATCAAACTTCAACTTTTATCCCGGGACGTGGTGTTTCCTGAATTATATGGGAAAGTCTGCCCTTGATCGTGCGAGCTCCTTCGTATTTGCTGTGTTTGGAATAATCGTCGTTCTGGTGACAGTTGTGACAAATTGTGTAGTCATTGTGTCGTTATGTCGAAGTCAATCGTCCCCGCAGAAACGCAACCACAGCTTCACGATTGTGTTCCTAATGGTGCTTGTTCTTCTGTTTCTTCTCTGCACCGCCCCGATCATG ATAACAGTGCTTTCATTTGCGGCACAGTGGACCACTAATAAAGACCCTAAGGACAACACGACCATGGCCTTGTCCGTAATCAACGCTATATTTGACCCATGGATCTACATTCTATTGCGGAAGGAAGTGCTTGTACGAGTACGTAACAAAGCCATCAAATTATGTTCGTGGTTACCATTTTGTCACCAGAACAAACTGGAACTGCAGGAGTCTTCCGGTTCCACTTCCGGTGGCGAATCTCAGAACACTGCAGACACAGCGCAGACTGTTGTATAA